A single genomic interval of Zingiber officinale cultivar Zhangliang chromosome 4A, Zo_v1.1, whole genome shotgun sequence harbors:
- the LOC121969807 gene encoding uncharacterized protein LOC121969807, whose protein sequence is MEGLYKCISRLVRGEDLQDKITNQLEKYKKAEGLFGLPMAIRQRTLKSPADWWSSYGASTPELKTFAMKILNLTCSSSGCERNWSIFEHIHSKKRNRLSQQRLNDLVYIKYNRALRRRYDMRDKIDPITLSEIDDSNEWLLGKLDDSDKDDDNDFVFEGEDLRWSDVAQASGVGESAYGFRSRNASSSSKGTSSSALAKRKQSSAQTSLVNEEEINLDNETEEEDTDGYKSSDGADDIDLDNEDEEDDYFDI, encoded by the exons ATGGAGGGTTTGTACAAGTGCATATCTAGATTGGTGAGAGGTGAGGATTTACAAGATAAGATCACGAATCAATTGgaaaaatacaagaaagcagaaggACTTTTTGGTTTGCCAATGGCTATCCGACAAAGGACTTTAAAATCGCCag CTGATTGGTGGTCTTCTTATGGTGCATCAACGCCTGAATTAAAAACATTTGCAATGAAGATTTTAAACCTCACGTGCTCTTCTTCAGGCTGTGAACGTAATTGGAGTATTTTTGAACAT atacattctaagaaaagaaataggttgtcTCAACAACGGTTGAATGATTTGGTATATATCAAGTACAATAGAGCTTTGAGGAGAAGATACGACATGCGAGATAAGATTGATCCTATTACTTTGTCAGAGATAgatgatagtaatgaatggttgTTGGGAAAATTGGATGACAGTGATAAAGACGATGATAATGATTTTGtctttgaaggtgaagatttgcgTTGGAGTGATGTAGCACAAGCATCTGGGGTTGGTGAAAGTGCATATGGCTTTCGATCTCGAAATGCGTCTTCTTCTTCAAAAGGGACATCATCATCTGCATTAGCAAAAAGAAAGCAGTCTTCAGCTCAAACTAGTCTTGTAaatgaagaagaaattaatcttGATAATGAAACTGAAGAAGAAGATACTGATGGATACAAATCAAGCGATGGAGCTGATGACATAGATTTGgacaatgaagatgaagaagatgattattttgatatttga